DNA from Chitinophaga pendula:
GCGGATCGGACAAGTATATTTCGTGATGTAGTCCGTTCTGTTGCCAGTTATTTTCCGTTATATAATCGTGCATGTGTTGAATACTCCTGAGCTCGTCGGCGTATGGGCCTATGTGGAGCATTTGCACGCATTTGCCTTCTGTGAGGGTGCTGAATGCTATTGCGGACAGCAGGGGGAGTTGTTTTTTGCGGATGGCGGTGTCCAGTCCTTGCCGGAACATTTCGGTGGTGACGAATGCCGGCATCCGGATGAGTAATTGCCATCGCCAGAGGTCGCGGGAGACGTTGAGTGCGCGGAGGTGGTCGGAGGCGGGTACTTCGACTTCGTCTGCCAGCCACCACAGGCCTTCCAATTTTGGCACAATAAAGTCCATATTAGCCGCTTTACAGCCCATTTTGATACTGTAGGCGGTAGTATATAGGGCTTGGGTACTTTCGGCGAATAAAGGGCCATTGGGATCGCCTTTGCCCGGTAGTGAGATATAGGCTGCCTCTTCTACATGGATGAGTTGTGGTTGTGTGGTAGCGCTATATGCTGTTTTATACTGTTTGAGCAGGTCTATCTTTTGCATAGTTTGCTGGTATTAGGTGTATTGGTAGGGTGGTTGGTGGCGGGCGGGCCCATCAGGCGGCGGATAAATACGATCCTGGTGGGTACTGGCCGTTTGGCGGCGGTGCAGTTATTGGTAGTTGCAGGCGGGATACCTCTCTGGATTTTACGCTTCAGTTGTTTATTCTCCATCAGGAGTATGAGCACCAGTAGCCAAGGGAAGAAGAGATATGTTTTCATGATTTACCGTATGTATGATAACTGCCGTTTGATTTGTAATCTTTATGCTTGCAGGCCTACCTGTATGTAGGTGATATGTGCATCGGGATTGTCGAAGTTGCATTGGATGTATGTTTCCCTTTGTTGTCCATTTAATTGCAGGCCGGCCTGGTGAGCGTTGTTTATGAGGGAGGTGTATACATCGGAGAGTTGTAGCCAGGTGCCGTGGAGTGATTTGCCGAGGCAGTGGAAGGGTGGTAGTGTTTTGCAGGTGTAGGGAGGGGCAACTTGTTTTACGGCGGCTACGGGTACGCCTATCTCCAATGTGAAGATGGTATTGGGATGGCCATCTGCGCCGTCATAATGCCAATGTTGCGGACCGGTTATTTCGAGACCGTTGGCGACGGCAGCTTGAAAGATATCGATGGCTACTACCCGAACGAGGGAGAGGAGGTTTTTATAGGAGGTCTGGTAGCTGCGGCTGAAGAAATGGAATGGCGCTACTGTTTCCAGCCGTATGTCTGCTGGCAGGTGATGTTGGGTGTTGGCGTTGTGTATCATGACGGTTTGTTTTTGATGTTGGTACAAAGTACTTACCGCCTGATGACAACCTTATGTCAGGAGCCTTTAAAAAAAGTTGAATTTAGAGGTAGTGTGCATGGAGTTGTGCGATCATTTCTTTCATTTGCTGGCGTAGGGCGTCGGATTCGACGATGAGCATTTCGTTGCCGAACATGAGGCTCCAGCGGGCGAAGTATTCGATATGGCCGGTTAGGAAGCTCATTTCGATGTAGTCTTGTTCTCTTGTTTCTGCAATGAGGCCGTAGTAGTATTTCTGTTCGCTGATATACCGGGCGATATGGTGGGAGAAGCGGACTTTGATAAGGTGAGGCCGTTCTGGATTTTTATCTTGTTGTTTAAGGTATTCCTGGAGGGAAGGGTGTTGTGATTTTTTGAATACGGTGGTGGTGGCGGACAGTTTTTTGATACGATCTATGCGGAAGTCGCGATAGTCTTTACGCAGGCGGCAGTAGGCGATGAGGTGCCAGCGGTTGCCGGAGTAGAATACGCCGATGGGTTCTACTTCGCGTTGGTTGGTTTCGGCGCTGTGATGGGAGAAGTATTCTAGGCGCAGGACTTTTTGTCCGCCGAGGGCTTGTTGAACATCGGTGAGGAAGCGGTTGGGGAATTCTTCCTGTTGTGGTGGGATGGGTTTGAGGATGGCGATATTTTCTTCCAGGGATTCGAGGAAGTCTTTTTCGCTGCCGCGGAGTACAGCTCTTATCTTGTGCATGGCGTTGCTGAACTGTTTTTGGCCGGAGTGGTCGCTGAACTGTTCCATGAGTTTTTCGCCGGTGAGGAGGGCGGCTGCTTCTTCCTGGCTGAACATGACCGGTGGGAGGTGATATCCTTCTACAATGTAGTATCCGGTACCTGCTTCGGCGCCGATGGGTACTCCTGCTTCCTGGAGGGCTTTTACATCGCGGTAGACGGTACGCAGGCTCATACCGAAGCGTTCGGCTATCTCAGCGGCTTTAACCACCTTTTTACTCTGTAATTGTATTAAAATAGCGGTGAGACGGTCGATGCGATTCATGGTTGTGAAATGATTAGTTAATTTTTTTCATTTTTTGATACAATTATGTCCTTGGTGTCTAAAGTCAGTGTATCTTTGTAAAATGACCAGGGGAACTTTTGGCTGAGTTCCCGGCATCAAGAAAAAACCTGAGATCAAAATTACTTATAAGTAAAGGAATTATCTGACCGACTATTCTTAAGTTCAATCTGCCAGCTTCAAAACTAGAATGACGTTAAAGTCGTAAATGATAATAAAAATTTCAGTGTCGATTAAACTTTGAGCTTATTTGCTGGTCTAAGATATAAATCAATCCACAAGATTACTAATAACTCGTTGATAATAAACTAATTAATATAAAACGACGATGTACTGCGTCTAACAAAGATCTTTTTTAAGAAGCTACAGTACAGAATATAGGTTAAATGGTAAGCCTCTGCAAATCCTTGCGGGGGCCTTTTTTTTGTGGTAATATGATGTTTGAGCCGGTAATTCCGGCTTTATTTTTTTGTTTTTGAGCGTTTGGATGGGTGTTTAGTAGCTCATTTCGTTCAATTTCACTTTGCCCCGGAAGGTCCAGAATACGAATGTGCTGTACGCGATGACCAGCGGGGTGCCTATGCAGGCGATGAGGAGCATGATCTTTAATGATTTTTCGGAGGAGGCGGCTTTATAGATACTGATGCTAAAGGCTGGGTCGGTTGTGGATATAATGATGCGTGGGTACAGTCCTATTGCGAAGAGTATGAGTAGTATGGCGGTGATGAAGCTGGAGAATATGAAGGCGATGAAATATTTGCGGCCATCAATATTCCGTTTGATATTCAGCACGGTTAGTACGGCCAGCAGGGGGAGGAGGAAGAGGGCTGGGTTGCGTTTGAATTCGTGGGTCATATGCGGGATATATATTAAGGTGGCCATAGAGGTCAGGATAAAGCAGAGGATAAAGAATTTACTGCAATTATTGACCAGGACGGTGAGTTTGGTATAGAGGCGGTTTTCGGTTTTCATGACGAGGTAGATGGCGCCATGGAGCATGAAAAGGGAGAGGGTGGTAACGGCGATGAGGATGGCGTATGGATTGAAGAAAGTAAGGAGGTCGCCGGTGAATTCCTGATGGGCGTTGATGGGGATACCTTGTATAAGGTTGCCTAGTATAAGTCCGAGGAGCAGGGTAATTACGACACTGGATACCATATAGCTGATATCCCACATTTTGCGCCACCAGCGCATGGGTTCTTTGCTTCGAAATTCTATGGAGATAGCCCGGAAGATGAGGCTTACGAGGAATAGCATGAAAGGGATGTAGAAGGTTGACAGGATGATACCGTATACGAGTGGGAATCCGGCGAAGAGTGCGCCGCCGGCTATTACCAGCCATACTTCATTGCCATCCCATACGGGGCCGATGGCGTTGAGAGCGAGGCGTCTGCTTTCTTCTTTGTTGAAGAACAGGTGGAGAGCGCCGGCGCCCAGGTCGAAGCCATCGAGTACGCCGTAGCCGGTGATCAGTCCGCCTATCACGAGGAACCACCATGTGGGGAGATCCAGTCCGAGAATTGTTTCCATAAAGCAGCAGTATAAGGTCTATAAGTATTAATTGATCTGAGCGATGTTACGTTTGGAGTATTCATCGCTTTCTTCCTCTTCGTTGGTGGTTACGTCAGGGCCATGCTGGATTTTGCGATGCAGCAGGAAGAGGAACAACACGAATAGCAAGGCGTATACCAAAGTGAATAATACGAGTGAGAAAATGACCTGTTGGGCGGTGACTGTTTTAGAGAGGGCATCGGAGGTGCGTAGCAGTCCGTATACGACCCAGGGTTGGCGGCCTACTTCGGCGGCGTACCATCCGGCTTGATTGGCGATTTGCGGGAGTAGTACGGCGAATACGAAGACGGTCATGAGCCATCGCTGGTTGAACAGTTTTTTCTTCCAGAGGAGGATTGCGGCCAGTAGGGTAAGTCCGATGAGGGTCATGCCTATGGTGACCATGAGGTGATAGGTTTGGAATACGAAGTTGACCGCTTTGGGGCGATCGTTGACGGGGGTGGCGTGGAGGCCTTTTACGGGGGCTTTGAAGTCGCCATGGGTGAGGAAGGAGAGTCCGCCAGGTATTTTAAGTCCGACGGTGCGTTCTTTTTTCTGATCGACCCATCCTATGAGGTACATGTCGGCGACGGCGCTGCTATCGTAATGGCCTTCCATGGCGGCTAGTTTAGCTGGTTGGTATTCGCTGACATATTCGGCGGAGCGGTGTCCGGTGAACAGTTGTAATAAGGCGGCGACGGCGGCTACGCGCAAGCCTACTTTGAACATGGCCTGTGCGTGTGTAACGAATTGCCGTTTGAGTATATACCAGGCGCCTACGCTCATGACAAGGAATGCGCCTGCGAGGAAGGAGCCGATGATAACATGGGAGAACCGGTCGGCGGATGAGGGGTTGGAGACCATTACCCAGAAGTCGGTGACAACGGCGCGGGCTTGCATCCCCTCTCCTTCTATGCGGAATCCGGCAGGTGTTTGCTGCCAGGAATTAGCGATAACGATCCAAAGGGCGGAGAAGATGGAACCCAGTGCGACCATGATGGTGGAGAAATAATGGACGCCTTTGCTGACTCGGTTCCAGCCGAAGAGCAGGATACCCAGGAAGCCGGATTCGAGGGCGAATGCGAAGATGCCTTCGGCGGCGAGGGCGCTGCCGAAAATATCGCCTACATAGTGGGAATAGGTAGCCCAGTTGGTACCGAATTCAAACTCCATGACAATGCCGGTTGCGACGCCTATTCCGAATATCAATGCGAATACTTTGATCCAGAAGCGGGTGATATCTTTATATACCGCCAGCCCGGTTTTGAGGTAGAGGCCTTCCATGATGACAAGGCATAGGCCCAGGCCTATACTTAAAGGAGGGTATATATAATGGAATGCGATGGTGAAAGCGAACTGAATTCTCGAAAGGATCTCAACAGACGGCATAACGACATGGTGTGAATGGTGGACAATAATTTGTTCTGACAGCCGGTGCGTAAACAACTGCAAAGTTAGAAGTTACAAATTCAAAAAAGCTGATGTTTATCATAAATGATAAACAATGCTCAAATCGTATTTCCGTTAACCGTCAGTTAACAGATAAGCTTTCCATAGCGTGTAACTTTATCATTGGACACTTTCCTTTTCAATATCATTATTCCTACTTCTTTTTTGCTGGGTTATTGCGGCAGGTCATGTGCTGTTTAATCTATATGCTGTTCCTCTAACAAAGAGATTATAGTGCAAGTTCAATCTTTCCTATTAGTGTGGGATTATTAAGGTTAATTGTGTACCGGGCCTGATATTTATCGGGCCCGATCTGTTTATGGGAGGTGCTTTGAGGGGGCGGGATATGTTTTTTATGGCATTAACAATCTGTTAGCATTTGCAAGTATTGACTTGGTTACCTTCGAGCGATTTCAACTCAAACGTTGTGTCTTTTTAATGGATAACTGAAAGGAGCCTGGTGTCTATCAGGCTCAATTTTTTTGTGGTGGTGGGACTGTTGCCGGTTGTTTTGCTCCGGCAGAAGTTGATATGGCCGGATTTGTTAGGATTTGCTGACGCCGTATTGCAGTTTAAAATGATATTTTTAGTGTAGTATTACTATCCTTGATGAGTCGGGTTTACACCTATTTTCCCGGGCTGCAAATCTGACCTTACTGAACTTTCGTATTTTAGTTTTTAGCGTTTAACCTGATCTGTAACTGAGGTCTTTTTACGATATAAGACAATCCTTACATGAAAACCCCATGGCTAGATACTATTACTAATACCGGTATAGTAACCGGGACCGCCGAAGATGAAGCACGTAGCGTCAGGATCGTAAATCTTTTCAGTTTTTTTACTGCTATACTCGTTGTGATATATGGGTTGATATTTTATTTTATCTCCGGGGAGATATGGGTATTGTATCCGGCGTTGTTATTGTGTGTTTGTTTTCTGGCAGTCGTTTTCCTGGGTAACAGGCGGGGCGCTTATGTGGCGGGAAAGATAGGGTTACAGCTGGTATTCTGTAGTGTGTTGCTGTATTATGGTCCTATGTTGGGGGCTGGCAGTGGTGTACAGTTGCTCAGTTTGCTGTTGGTGGGTATGCCTTTCCTGGTATTTACGCGTCAGCAGCGGCGATGGCGGAGTGTGGGAATCGCGTTGCCTTTGTTATGTATATTGCTGCTGGAGTACAACAACACTTATCCACTTATCCGGCCGTTGGCGTTGAGTGAGCAGGTACAGCAGTTATTCCGCTGGTTGATTATGGGGGTGGTGTGTTTGTTGCATATTATGATCATTCGTTTTTACCAGACGGGGACGTCGGTCTTGTTGTTAAAACTGCAACGCAGTCATGAAGAGTTGCAGGAGGCGAATGACCGGCTTGCTATCAATAATCACCAGCTGGAGGCAACGGTGCAGGCACGTACCCGTGCTCTGACGGAGCAAAACCAGGCATTACAAGCGGCCAAGGATATGGCAGACCGGGCTAACCGGGAGAAGAGTGTGTTTTTGCGGGAGACGAGCCATGAGATCCGTAATCCGCTGAACGCCATGCAGGGCATTATTTATATGTTGTTAAATGAAGGAGAAAGCGATGCAGTATATGCGATGAACCTGTTGCATAAGTTGCACTTCAATTGTCTGGGATTGCAGGAGTTGCTTAACAATACTTTGCAGCTGTCGCAGATAGAGAGCGGACATAAGGAGCATATCAGCCAGCAGCCTTTTATGATCAGGGACTGGTTGCATGCGTTGGGTAATACTTACCGGATGGCGGGTAAGGATAAGCAGGTGAAGGTGAGTATTTCGCTTGCTGACGATGTGCCGGACTGTATCATTGGAGACCGGGTGCATCTGACCCGGGTGTTAAATAACCTGATGATCAATGCGCTTAAGTTTACGCCTTGTAGCCGGTCGGTCTATGTGTATTGTTTTACCGGTGAAGATGCGTCTACTCAGCAGGCACGATGGTATATACGGATTGCGGATGAAGGTATCGGTATACCGGCGGACCGATTGGCGGATATCTTTCTGCCATTTGAGCGGGCGGATAAGCAAATTGCTTATGACCAGGGAGGTACGGGACTGGGGTTACCGATATCGAAGCGGCTGATTGAAGCGATGGGGGGTAGTATCAGTGTGGATAGCGTGGAGGCGGTGGGTACTACTTTCCTGCTGACTTTACCGTTGATGGTTGGTGAGGCGCCGGCAGCGGTATTGCCGAAGGCGCCCTTAGCTGCTTTGCCGGAGGGGAAACGGGTAGTATTGATGGAGGATAACGAAATGAACCAGGCGATCATGCAGCGTTTCCTGACGGGGTTAGGGGTATCTGTTACGATCGCGGGTGACGGGCATACCGGTATGGAGCTGGTTAGTGCTGTACGGCCGCACCTGGTGATACTGGATATCCGGATGCCGGTAAAGGACGGTAAGCAGGTGATAAAAGAATTAAGGAATACGCCGGAGCTATGTCATATACCTGTGATCGCTGTATCGGGAAATGCATTTACGGATGAAGCGGAGGAGGCATTCCGTTGCGGGGTGGATGAGTATTTACCGAAGCCTTTACAATACCAGCAATTACATGAATTACTATTACAATATTTAGGTAGAAAAGAAAATGTTTTGACAGCTTAACTTTTTTAAGAATGGTTGTGATATTTCAGTGACTTTGATTAACTTGTATATATCCCGTTATGCGCGATTTAATGAGAAATAAGTATACCGATGCCAGCTATATTAATGCACAATATTGTTATACTCCTTATTACCTTACTATTTGTGCTCATCAATAAATATTGGAGACACGAGAAAGCCAAATAGGTAGATTCAGTAGTAACAGTAAGAGAGTCAGGATTTAAGCGCAGCAGATTGCGCCATTATGTTTATTGCACTGCATAGATGTCATCCGGAAAGGAGGCAACAGGCTGTTATTTTTCAAAAGAATTAATTAGTCTATAAAATTTGTGGACTTTTATTTGGTAAATAAAAAGCAGCCTTTTATCTTTGTTTTACCAACCTAATTAAACCACCATTAATTAGTTAATTTATTCGGCTGTTGCCAGTGCGGCTCCCCTATTGATGAGAGGAAGGCTGCATCCTGTTGCAACATAAATTGACTAAAGATGAATATTCACCATTACACTTTTCGCTACAGTTGTTGTGCCAAGGGGCATTGTTGTTTCTGTGACTGATCTGCGGTTCACTCCCCGCTTTTACCACTTCATTTTTCTCTAGAACATTTAGTGCATCAGCAGTATGGCTGCTAGTATGCCTGTTTACAGCAGGTGTATGACATTGCCATGTCTACGTTGTATGCTATCACCTATCTGTTATTGACATTCCATCTCTTACCAAAAAATTATCAACCATGAAGATCCTTAGATTTCCCGGCGTAACGGGCCTGCTGGCTGCTGTGCTGTGGAGTACCAACATAAGTGCTGTGCCAAAGAAAGCATTTATCAAAGAAGGCATATGGCGAGGTGTTTTTACCATTAACGAAGCGGAAGTGCCCTTCAACTTTGAATTAAAAGGGAAAGATCCTGAGCACGCGGTATTCACCTTGTTGAACGGCAGCCGGAGAGATGACTTTCATGTGAAACGTATTGGCGATGATTCTCTCTTCATAAAAATGAATACTTATGATGCTGCACTGGTAGCGCATATCGAAAGTGACGGACGATTGACAGGAGAGTACAGAAGCCTGGTGCCTAACTTCCGGGGTAGTTCGCTGCCATTTGTAGCGGAATACGGTAAGCGTTACCGTTACATCGCCCCCGGTCAGGATGTGCCCCCTCGCTTTAATATAAGCGGTAAGTGGGAGCTTAAAATATACAGTAAAGAGCCCTCTCCCAACCGTGTTGCTTTGCTGAAGCAGCAAGGCAATAAACTGACTGGTGTAATCATGTCGGTAGTAGGTGACAGCCGCGAGTTAGAAGGGACGGTACAGGGAGATGAGTTCGTGTTATCGGGTTTTACTGGTCCCAGTCCGATCTTCATCAAAGGGAAGATCAGCGATGACAAGGTACTCAGTGGGGAGCTGAGCCTGGGTATTTACAACAATGTAAAATTTGACGGGGATAAAAATGCCGGAGCGGCGCTGCCGGACCCTTATAAGCTGACTTATCTGAAGGAAGGTTACAACAGGCTGGATTTTACCTTGCCTGACCTGGACGGAAAGCCGGTGTCATTAAGTGATGAAAAGTATAAAGGAAAGGTCGTGATCGTGGAGATCATTGGCACCTGGTGCCCGAACTGTACCGATCAGACCGCCTTTCTGGCGCCTTGGTATAAGAAAAATAAGGATCGGGGTGTAGCTGCTATTGCCGTAGGTTTTGAGCAGAAGGACGACCTTGATTATGCCCGTTATACGCTGGGTAAACTCCGGGATAAATACGATATACAATACGATATCCTTTTTGGTGGCATTGCGGATAAGAAGGTCGCATCTGAGCAATTCCCCGCGTTGAACCGTATGATGGCTTTTCCTACTACTATTATCATAGACCGTAACGGTGTGGTTCGCCAGATACATACCGGTTATACCGGCGAGGTGACAGGTGACTACTACAAAGCTTATGTAGAAAAATGGAATAAAGATCTTGATGAACTGATTGCGGAACCGGCAGGTGAAGCGGTTGCCAGCAATACGTTTTAGTCTTTCACATATTCTTGTTCTCTGTTGTAAAATCCTGCCGGGTCACCCCGGTGGCCTGGCAGGTCTATTTGAAAATTTATATACTCATTCAATATTAACACTGAAATACCTCATTATATGAAATACGCTGCTTCTTATGCATCTATAGGTGTTCTTGCGATCATCACTGCCTTTACTATACAGGTTTCTGCGGAGAAGGGAAATCCGCTTCCTGCGGCTCCTATTAAAGTCAATACTGCTGTTGCGCGGAAGGCTGCGACCTATCATGTGGATGTGCAGCATAGCCAGCTGACATGGACGGGGCATAAAGTTACGGGGCAGCATAGTGGTAACATCGCTGTATCAAAAGGCGATTTCAACGTGGAAAACAACAAGGTGAAGAGTGGCAGTTTTCAGCTGGATACACGTAGCATTACGGTGACAGATATAACGGATAAGGACGGCAACAGTAAACTGCTTGGTCATCTGAAGGGGGATGACTTCTTTGCGGTGGAGAAATATCCGTCGGCTGCATTTGTGACTACGAGTATAACCCCCGGTAGCGGAAACAGCTATGATGTGAAAGGTAAACTAACGATCAAAGGTATTACCCAGGATATCAGTTTCCCGGCTACTATCACCGTGGATAATAATCAGCTGGTGGCGAAGGCCAATATCAAAGTAGACCGTACCAAGTATGATATCAAATTCCATTCAAAGCGCTTTTTTGATAACCTGGGAGATAAGGTGATCTATGATGATTTTGACCTTGATATTACGCTGGTAGCTAAGCCCTGAGAGGATGTATACCAGGAGTAACCTAACCAACTATTATGTATTACAGGATACTGACAGGCGGCTTGCTGCTGTTAGCAGTATTGCTGTCTGCTACCCAAGAAGAAGAGCCGGCGACACGCGCTCAACTAGGTAAAAAGCTGTTCTTCGATCCCATCCTTTCTGCTGATAGAACGATCAGTTGTGCCAGCTGTCATCAGCCACGTTTTGCTTTTGCGGATACCGCAGTATTCAGCCAGGGTATTAACGGGAAGTTGACGGTACGTAATACCCCTGGTATTACCAATCTGGCTGGCCGGCCGAACTATTTCTGGGATGGCAGGGCCGCCACCCTGGAAGAACAAGCGAAGCAGCCTATTATCTCCCCGGATGAAATGGGTTTACCTATTGCAGAAGCAGTCATCCGGCTCAATGCTGAACCAGCGTATGTCAATGCTTTCAGAAAGATATTCAACAGTGACCCCTCCGAGCAGGCGTTGCTGCAGGCGATAGCGGCCTATGAGAGAACGCTGGAGACGGCTAACAGTCCTTACGACCGGTATATCAACGGTGATGATAATGCGATGTCTGCATCGGCTATACGAGGGCGCTTGTTATTCATTGGCAAAGCCAATTGCAGTACTTGCCATTCGGGGGAAGACTTTACAGCGGATCGTTTTAAGAACATTGGGTTGTATAACGGTAAAGAGTTGAGGGATGCGGGGCGTTATGGTGTAACGAAGGATTCTGCACATATGGGATTTTTCAAGGTGCCGGGTCTGCGTAATGTAGCTGTAACGGCGCCGTATATGCATAACGGCATGTTCAGGACGTTAAGGGAAGTGATCGAGTATTATAACTCACCGGATCGTGTAGTAAGCGGCGGTATCAAGCGGGATCTTTCGCTAGGGGCGCCTTTGCAGCTGACAGGTACTGATATGGATGACCTGGAATCTTTTCTGCAGGCATTGACAGATGATCAATTCAGTGGTGTTCATCAACCAAAATAACACGCATGAAGATCGCTACTACTACCTTGCTTTTCATATGGTTTGTTTTATGGCAGGCGCTGCCATTATTTGCGCAGGAAAGAACGATTACCGGCATAGTACTTACTACCAGGGACCGTACCCCTCTGGAAGGCGTTGCTGTGTGGGTAAAAGGCACCGCCAGGGGAGTTCGTACCTCTCCTGACGGCTCTTTCCGTATTCAGGTACAAAAAGACAGTACGTTGGTATTTTCCTTTCTCGGATACGAAACCCAGGAGCTGATTCCTGGTCACCGTAAGACGCTGGAGGTAACGCTTATTGCGACTACCCGGGCATTGGGCGCGATACAGATCGT
Protein-coding regions in this window:
- a CDS encoding GyrI-like domain-containing protein, producing MQKIDLLKQYKTAYSATTQPQLIHVEEAAYISLPGKGDPNGPLFAESTQALYTTAYSIKMGCKAANMDFIVPKLEGLWWLADEVEVPASDHLRALNVSRDLWRWQLLIRMPAFVTTEMFRQGLDTAIRKKQLPLLSAIAFSTLTEGKCVQMLHIGPYADELRSIQHMHDYITENNWQQNGLHHEIYLSDPRKTAPGKMKTILRQPVK
- a CDS encoding GyrI-like domain-containing protein; this translates as MIHNANTQHHLPADIRLETVAPFHFFSRSYQTSYKNLLSLVRVVAIDIFQAAVANGLEITGPQHWHYDGADGHPNTIFTLEIGVPVAAVKQVAPPYTCKTLPPFHCLGKSLHGTWLQLSDVYTSLINNAHQAGLQLNGQQRETYIQCNFDNPDAHITYIQVGLQA
- a CDS encoding helix-turn-helix transcriptional regulator — translated: MNRIDRLTAILIQLQSKKVVKAAEIAERFGMSLRTVYRDVKALQEAGVPIGAEAGTGYYIVEGYHLPPVMFSQEEAAALLTGEKLMEQFSDHSGQKQFSNAMHKIRAVLRGSEKDFLESLEENIAILKPIPPQQEEFPNRFLTDVQQALGGQKVLRLEYFSHHSAETNQREVEPIGVFYSGNRWHLIAYCRLRKDYRDFRIDRIKKLSATTTVFKKSQHPSLQEYLKQQDKNPERPHLIKVRFSHHIARYISEQKYYYGLIAETREQDYIEMSFLTGHIEYFARWSLMFGNEMLIVESDALRQQMKEMIAQLHAHYL
- the cydB gene encoding cytochrome d ubiquinol oxidase subunit II; protein product: METILGLDLPTWWFLVIGGLITGYGVLDGFDLGAGALHLFFNKEESRRLALNAIGPVWDGNEVWLVIAGGALFAGFPLVYGIILSTFYIPFMLFLVSLIFRAISIEFRSKEPMRWWRKMWDISYMVSSVVITLLLGLILGNLIQGIPINAHQEFTGDLLTFFNPYAILIAVTTLSLFMLHGAIYLVMKTENRLYTKLTVLVNNCSKFFILCFILTSMATLIYIPHMTHEFKRNPALFLLPLLAVLTVLNIKRNIDGRKYFIAFIFSSFITAILLILFAIGLYPRIIISTTDPAFSISIYKAASSEKSLKIMLLIACIGTPLVIAYSTFVFWTFRGKVKLNEMSY
- a CDS encoding cytochrome ubiquinol oxidase subunit I, which translates into the protein MPSVEILSRIQFAFTIAFHYIYPPLSIGLGLCLVIMEGLYLKTGLAVYKDITRFWIKVFALIFGIGVATGIVMEFEFGTNWATYSHYVGDIFGSALAAEGIFAFALESGFLGILLFGWNRVSKGVHYFSTIMVALGSIFSALWIVIANSWQQTPAGFRIEGEGMQARAVVTDFWVMVSNPSSADRFSHVIIGSFLAGAFLVMSVGAWYILKRQFVTHAQAMFKVGLRVAAVAALLQLFTGHRSAEYVSEYQPAKLAAMEGHYDSSAVADMYLIGWVDQKKERTVGLKIPGGLSFLTHGDFKAPVKGLHATPVNDRPKAVNFVFQTYHLMVTIGMTLIGLTLLAAILLWKKKLFNQRWLMTVFVFAVLLPQIANQAGWYAAEVGRQPWVVYGLLRTSDALSKTVTAQQVIFSLVLFTLVYALLFVLFLFLLHRKIQHGPDVTTNEEEESDEYSKRNIAQIN
- a CDS encoding hybrid sensor histidine kinase/response regulator, whose protein sequence is MKTPWLDTITNTGIVTGTAEDEARSVRIVNLFSFFTAILVVIYGLIFYFISGEIWVLYPALLLCVCFLAVVFLGNRRGAYVAGKIGLQLVFCSVLLYYGPMLGAGSGVQLLSLLLVGMPFLVFTRQQRRWRSVGIALPLLCILLLEYNNTYPLIRPLALSEQVQQLFRWLIMGVVCLLHIMIIRFYQTGTSVLLLKLQRSHEELQEANDRLAINNHQLEATVQARTRALTEQNQALQAAKDMADRANREKSVFLRETSHEIRNPLNAMQGIIYMLLNEGESDAVYAMNLLHKLHFNCLGLQELLNNTLQLSQIESGHKEHISQQPFMIRDWLHALGNTYRMAGKDKQVKVSISLADDVPDCIIGDRVHLTRVLNNLMINALKFTPCSRSVYVYCFTGEDASTQQARWYIRIADEGIGIPADRLADIFLPFERADKQIAYDQGGTGLGLPISKRLIEAMGGSISVDSVEAVGTTFLLTLPLMVGEAPAAVLPKAPLAALPEGKRVVLMEDNEMNQAIMQRFLTGLGVSVTIAGDGHTGMELVSAVRPHLVILDIRMPVKDGKQVIKELRNTPELCHIPVIAVSGNAFTDEAEEAFRCGVDEYLPKPLQYQQLHELLLQYLGRKENVLTA
- a CDS encoding peroxiredoxin family protein, which translates into the protein MKILRFPGVTGLLAAVLWSTNISAVPKKAFIKEGIWRGVFTINEAEVPFNFELKGKDPEHAVFTLLNGSRRDDFHVKRIGDDSLFIKMNTYDAALVAHIESDGRLTGEYRSLVPNFRGSSLPFVAEYGKRYRYIAPGQDVPPRFNISGKWELKIYSKEPSPNRVALLKQQGNKLTGVIMSVVGDSRELEGTVQGDEFVLSGFTGPSPIFIKGKISDDKVLSGELSLGIYNNVKFDGDKNAGAALPDPYKLTYLKEGYNRLDFTLPDLDGKPVSLSDEKYKGKVVIVEIIGTWCPNCTDQTAFLAPWYKKNKDRGVAAIAVGFEQKDDLDYARYTLGKLRDKYDIQYDILFGGIADKKVASEQFPALNRMMAFPTTIIIDRNGVVRQIHTGYTGEVTGDYYKAYVEKWNKDLDELIAEPAGEAVASNTF
- a CDS encoding YceI family protein: MKYAASYASIGVLAIITAFTIQVSAEKGNPLPAAPIKVNTAVARKAATYHVDVQHSQLTWTGHKVTGQHSGNIAVSKGDFNVENNKVKSGSFQLDTRSITVTDITDKDGNSKLLGHLKGDDFFAVEKYPSAAFVTTSITPGSGNSYDVKGKLTIKGITQDISFPATITVDNNQLVAKANIKVDRTKYDIKFHSKRFFDNLGDKVIYDDFDLDITLVAKP
- a CDS encoding cytochrome-c peroxidase, encoding MYYRILTGGLLLLAVLLSATQEEEPATRAQLGKKLFFDPILSADRTISCASCHQPRFAFADTAVFSQGINGKLTVRNTPGITNLAGRPNYFWDGRAATLEEQAKQPIISPDEMGLPIAEAVIRLNAEPAYVNAFRKIFNSDPSEQALLQAIAAYERTLETANSPYDRYINGDDNAMSASAIRGRLLFIGKANCSTCHSGEDFTADRFKNIGLYNGKELRDAGRYGVTKDSAHMGFFKVPGLRNVAVTAPYMHNGMFRTLREVIEYYNSPDRVVSGGIKRDLSLGAPLQLTGTDMDDLESFLQALTDDQFSGVHQPK